aataTATTGATTGAACATGACTTATAGGTTAATTTGTAATAGTTATGTTTGTTTttgttgaaattgtaaatacatatgaatttgaGATATGTTATAGAGACAGAGAAAAATTtgccctttttttttttagaatttattaattgaacatatttttgttcaattacaatattattaattgaatatgTAATATGCGTGATTGATTCTACAGGTACATTTGCGAAAGCATGCACCTAAATTCACGACAACTATACAAATTTTTGACATCGAACATATTTTTTATTGGCAATGatgataataaaaataatacGGTGGAttttatagccaaatggatgatgaccaCGGATAGACGAGACCAAATATATTTTATTCCTTGGATTATTAAGTAAGAACGAACCATCGAAAACATTATCAGTACTATCTTTAGCATTTTATCATATAATATTATCATTTATTATTGTTATAGCAAACATTAGATATTAGTACTCGTGATAATGAAAGAGACGACCATAATTCGAGACTCATTGCGTAATCAAATCTCCACCAATAAAAAATGAGGTTATGAAAAAGTAAGTTTTTCAGTTTTAATGTAttcaatgttaatttttttagagTTGAGATTATaatatttagttaattaattttaaCTTATGTAGAGCATATGCACAATGTTCAAAAAATGAATACATTAAACAGATTACAAATCTGACGAGAGGTTCTTGTCCAATACAACCtaaaagtcatgaatgtggtttttatgtattaagatacatttatgatcttgtaaatgcacaaAATCCGCCAAAAAATCTCAAGAAGAAAGTATGctattttttatagttttttttttgtttaagaaaaactATATATAGTACTTAATCATCTAATCTATATTTCCTTGTCAATTTTGTAGGGGTTTGACAAAAAGATATTCAGTGTCGAGGAAGACATACTTCCACTACAAAGTCCACTACAAACTAACCGTTTAGTAAGATTGATGTCATTTATTTTCCAAGTCTAATTTTTCTCATGTGTAACTTGATTCGTATGTTCTTAATTTTTCTCATGTATATATACCaaattatttatgtatatataaatgagatgttttaattaataatgatatatgaatgttttttaaattttaatttatacattatgtttatttatatagttatttataaaatttagttatataataataacataaaacatggtattgtatattaaaaaatttatatataaattggtattaaatatagtattattaatataattccatttatattataaaaaaaagtatttaatttgaaatcaaaaataattatatattaaaaagtTTTACTGCAGTCTTTTCGAAAAAAGTGCAGTGAAAAGTCTTACTTTTCTTTGTGGTTTTGTGAACTTTTATCTACGGTCGATTACACTGAGGTACCTATTACTCTAAAAAACTATAGTATATTAAGGAAAAAAACTACGGAGAAATctcagttttgtagtagtgctcATATCAGTTAATATAGATCGAGTGGGCAATGATGTGTCATTAATTAATTTAACATCTTTTCATTTTCACAAACCAAAAGGAAAAGATGTGGTGTGACTACCCAATCACAATATCATATAGCTTTGTTGTGAGTTTTCAATTTTGGGTAATTGAATTCATTCACTCAAAACAAAGAACATaaactatataatatataaattttagagCTGATGGTGGTGGTTTTAGTTTATAATATTAAAACTAACAACTGGATATAAAGTAATATCACCacttgaaatatatataatataaaagtgTTAAAGGATGATGCAGTTCCTTACGATCATCGttatataattaaagaaaaattactcgtgtattattttttaatcaaTAAAGGTGCAACATTAATTTTGAAGTAATAAAGAAAGACATAAAATATTTGAATGAATTTTCAATCATAAACTAGCTGATGTCATTTGTCAACATTTTGGTAGCAATTACAAGTAACCACTGCTTAGATGTAGAGAGGATTTAGATTTCCTAATCCATAGTTATATGTCTCCATGTCCCCAACTACTTCAAATGCACAACTCACTCAAAATATTAATTATGTacaatttattaaatttaatcatatattaatttaaattagttGATACAATTTAATTAAGCGTATATACCATTTTGGTTATTGTGTTATGCAAAAATTATCGATCAtactttttattttgttaaatgacaaattcAAACCTTGTATTTTGCAAAATAGTGCAATTAACTCAATTTTGATCAAAATCATTTCAAATGTAATTTACAATTTTGTTTTTCAACCACTTTATCTTCTTTTTTAAACTTATCATATCATTAAAgacccaagagttgatctatatTTGAAATAACTTTAACCGAGCTCATTGTATTATTATGTTGTATTTTGCAAAATACATGATTTGAATTAAAATAGATAATACAATCAATAACTTTTGTAAAACAAAAAgccaaaataatatttacttattAAGAACATAGAAACATATAATAAATTGGATAGAAAATTTAAATCCGGATATAGTAGCAGCCAAATTTCCATTGGAAATTAATGTGTGTGACCACCAGTAACCCTTAACCCATGCAAGTATCTTAACATAAATTCAACCACAAATTGTCAGGAAGGACCACTTACGAGCACTCAATTTTTAAAATACCATtcatatttttattctattaaaATAGTTTCTCAACTATTCgttattatataataaaataattgctACCATATAAATTATGAGTAAATTAAGATTAAGAATTGAAATTATtgcaaggaaaaacaaaataattattaggTAGTAAGAAAGAGagataccaaaaaaaaaaagaatcacaTAAATTATGTTTCATCACTTCTctcatttttgttttattaatttttttgctTTAAAAAAAAGAAGCAAAACTCAAACCACAAATATTACAAAGATACGATTTCAtggatatatatgtttatatataccAAGTAgtgtatttatattattttttattagtcAACCTCTCCTCCTCCAACGTTGAAGTAATCGTCACCGTTGGTCTGATCAAGAATGAGGACTAATCCCATGGCAAAGGCACCATCGAAGCCGGGCTTGAGGCAAAGAGAGAAGACGTCTTTGGCAAGTACCACATTGGTTGAGGCATCTACTTTGCGTTTAATCTCAGCCACTAATTCCTTCGCTGAGTTGAAGATCGTGCAGCTCCGTTGACCAAATGACCCTTCGATCTGATACTCTTCTTCTGGATTTCCCATTACCTCCACCGTCACGCTCGACCGTCCGATGATTGATGATCTCCGTACACTGAAGATCGGCTTCTGACCCTCCGATCTCTCCCCTAGGTACCCTTCCCACCGTTGATGAAGACTCGGCCTCTGTTTCAATATTATAAACAAACAAATTAAATAGATGTTAACGAGAcataagaaaagaaaagaattataTACCAAACCAACCCAAACTCGCCGAATTAACTCAAATAAACGAGGCTAGAGAGTCGCCATAAAAACAGGTGGGAAGCAAGATTTTAATTCGTACCCATAAATGTAAATCAGAAATTGAGCCGACCCTTTTGAGGACACGATTCCTAGAAATGGCTAGCAAAAGATTTTATGATACCGAGTTGAGTTGAGAACTCACTGAGTAGACACGTGAGAGTGTGGAAGCGAAagacatgtatatatataataaaaaagacATAAAATACCTTTCGGCGGACAGTGAGGAGACAGCGGCCGTGAGCGTCCATTAGAACGAGTTCGTCTTTGTCACGAATATTGTGTCCGTAAGAGTCGACTCGGAAGACGAGTTCTCCTCTGCAGTCGTAGACGGTGAAGCCATCGCCGGCGAAGAAAAGAGAGGTCTTTGAGACAGTGAGGCTGGTCTCTTCCTCGAACACAAACCCAGATTCCACTACCAACCCTTTTTTCATCGTCTTCTTTTGtttttccaaaatctcaaattcgAGGGTGAAGAAAAGATAGACGTTAAGCAAATCTAACGTATACGAAGGAAAATAATTAGAGGAGATGATAATGTTAGACGGAGCAGTAGTAATGTGAGAGAGAAAAGTCGGAGCTTTGCTTGATTTATATGATACGATATGACATGTGGCTTCTCTTTGTTATATCGTTTATATATAGAGAGATCTCGTGGCATTATCATATTCAATTCTCTCGAAACCTTTCCATTTCTTTCcaaaataatactaataatattaatttaataaaaaaattataaatatctctcccacttttttttttaatatttggtgTGGAGTGTGGACCCCGCTTATATGGAAACTTATCGCGAATCTAGGGCAGTGTGTTTAACTGAAGAGACTTGAATACGTATGACTCGTAAAAACAAATTGATTCGATTGGACGAGTCGTACGAGTTCTACTCCACTGTACATACTATATACCATATACTATATGCACCATTCGTGTAGAAAAAGATATATGCATGTGGGTGGTATGCATATAGATTATGATAGATATACGTGTTCAGGTCTATATCATCATGCGTATGTAATATGTGAAATTTCTAATTCATCTAACGATCATCACTTCActtgaaatgtatatatatatatatattctaaccAGTGCAATATAATTAAACCACTATAATATTGTTCACACTAAAAAACAGtttaataaatcatatataatatcatatcgataggatacatatattatttatgatttggtcttgaagacattcaaatacaataacaatcattcaaccaaacatgcatgtggtacattaatttgagactatgcgcattcatctctttttgtacctgtcacttcgatgaacaatagtatatacatatataaacatatacgTAATAGCAACAATAAGAAGTGACTTCAATTATCATTATCCATGTTCAGAACAAAACACAAGCTATaagcaatccatacaaaatactagcatgttcaaTATATAAATAACAAAACTCCCACTAAACTCAACAAGCTAGACTCTTGACAATCCCATTCGGGCAACGTGCTCTAAAAACACACATACAGGTAAgcctttcgttagtgggtctgctcaaatgctagtggtaggcgtgtactcaatagaaatgagggactcaacgactttctctttaacaaaatagtactttatatcaatatgctttgagcgagaagtactcctagtgttcttagagaaagctactgctgcggagttgtcacaatacaatttcagcgccctcgaaatagagtctacaacattcaatgctgaaatgaaattccgcagccatattgcttgacaagtagcctcataacacgccATATATTCTGCCTCCATCATAGAAGAAGCTGtgagtgtctgcttgacacttttccatgaaacagctccttcagccatcatataaatgtagcctgaagtggactttttatcatccacgcatcctgcataatcagcgtcactgaacccaactatatcaagagtgtcagctcgccgataagtcaacatatgatcctttgtaccctgaagatacctcatgactttcttagccgctttccaatggctaagaccaggatcactcaagtatctacccaacacgccgacaacaaaagcaatatcagggcgtgtgcatacttgagcatacatcaagctaccaaccaATGACGCATAAGGAATGACTTTCATTTCAactctctctttatcattttgtggacattgggcctttgagaacttatcacccttcactatcggtgcctttccaggagaacatgcatgcatattgaatcttttcaagatccgatcaatgtaagtcttctgagacaaacgaagaataccattagccctatcccgaagaatctgaatcccaagcacataggaagcctcaccgagatccttcatatcaaaatgacTAAACAAAAGTTGTTTTGTCTCAGACAACAAATCATAATTATTAGATGCTAGcaggatgtcgtcaacatacaatactagaaaaataaaactgctcccactgaccttcatgtatatacattgatctacaacattctccttgaagccatttgcagtgacaatcatatcgaacttgagataccactgccttgatgcttgtttaagcccatagatatactttttgagcttgcaaaccatgtgttctttgccagacttctcaaaaccaataggttgagtcatgtaaacatcttcaaataaatctTCATTCAAGAAggcagttgtaacgccctggctaccccagaacagttacggagaacggtgaaccagaaatttgacccgctacccgagtcctttggttaaaaacgtgatctaagtgttattatcaggttaaggtgtgaaaccagtaaaaaggaaagggtacttttcat
This genomic interval from Humulus lupulus chromosome 8, drHumLupu1.1, whole genome shotgun sequence contains the following:
- the LOC133796391 gene encoding protein LURP-one-related 5-like, translating into MKKGLVVESGFVFEEETSLTVSKTSLFFAGDGFTVYDCRGELVFRVDSYGHNIRDKDELVLMDAHGRCLLTVRRKRPSLHQRWEGYLGERSEGQKPIFSVRRSSIIGRSSVTVEVMGNPEEEYQIEGSFGQRSCTIFNSAKELVAEIKRKVDASTNVVLAKDVFSLCLKPGFDGAFAMGLVLILDQTNGDDYFNVGGGEVD